One genomic region from Neisseria weaveri encodes:
- a CDS encoding alanine/glycine:cation symporter family protein, whose translation MDTMLTNAVGIINTVLWDYLLIYALLGMGLFFSFYLGLPQITKFGTALRTVFGGLFQKNRPSEKNGQSLSQFQALAVAVSAQIGTGNVAGVATAITAGGPGAVFWMWLSALLGMGTIFSEAVLAQKYRVNVNGKYVGGPAFYITYGLSGKIGGKPARILAGVFAVAIILALGFIGNATQSNSIASAATVAFAVEPLWVGLAVAALAGLIIVGGINRIAAVTQFVVPFMAVLYILCAVIILWQFSEQIIPTLEHIFIAAFNPAALGGGLAGIGMKEAVRFGVARGLFSNEAGMGSTPHAHAAADVKHPVQQGMAAFIGVFIDTILVCTATALIILLTKADSLGLQGAAVTQEAFNIAFGTTGQKLLAVCLTFFAFTTIIGWYYFGESNIRYLFKGRYLGVYRLMVLTAIVLGTLGKVDFVWSLSDMFNGFMVIPNLIALFLLRREVREIFDDYLKQKKSGRPLSYPYQ comes from the coding sequence ATGGACACCATGCTGACCAATGCCGTCGGCATTATCAATACGGTTTTGTGGGATTATCTGCTGATTTACGCCCTGCTCGGCATGGGACTGTTTTTCAGTTTTTATCTCGGCTTACCGCAAATCACCAAATTCGGTACGGCTTTACGCACTGTATTCGGCGGACTGTTTCAAAAGAACAGGCCGTCTGAAAAAAACGGGCAATCGCTATCGCAATTCCAAGCGCTGGCCGTTGCCGTATCCGCCCAAATCGGTACAGGCAACGTAGCCGGCGTCGCTACCGCCATTACGGCCGGCGGGCCGGGGGCGGTTTTTTGGATGTGGCTGTCGGCGCTGTTGGGCATGGGTACGATTTTTTCCGAAGCGGTTTTGGCACAAAAATACCGCGTAAACGTTAACGGCAAATACGTCGGCGGCCCGGCTTTTTATATTACTTACGGCTTATCCGGTAAAATCGGCGGCAAACCTGCACGGATACTGGCCGGTGTATTTGCCGTCGCGATTATTCTTGCACTCGGCTTTATCGGCAATGCCACGCAATCAAATTCGATTGCTTCCGCGGCAACGGTTGCTTTTGCGGTCGAGCCTTTGTGGGTAGGCTTGGCAGTGGCGGCTTTAGCCGGTCTGATTATTGTCGGCGGCATCAACCGGATTGCGGCGGTTACCCAGTTTGTCGTACCGTTTATGGCCGTACTTTATATTTTGTGTGCCGTCATTATTTTATGGCAGTTTTCCGAACAGATTATTCCGACTTTGGAACACATTTTCATTGCCGCTTTCAACCCTGCTGCATTGGGCGGCGGACTGGCCGGTATCGGCATGAAAGAAGCCGTCCGCTTCGGTGTTGCCCGCGGCCTGTTTTCCAATGAAGCAGGCATGGGCTCGACGCCGCATGCCCACGCCGCAGCCGATGTCAAACATCCGGTTCAACAGGGCATGGCTGCTTTTATCGGTGTGTTTATCGACACGATTTTAGTCTGCACGGCCACTGCTTTGATTATTTTGCTGACCAAAGCCGATTCGCTCGGCCTGCAAGGCGCGGCAGTTACTCAGGAAGCGTTCAATATTGCGTTCGGCACCACAGGGCAGAAACTGCTCGCCGTATGCCTGACTTTTTTCGCTTTTACCACCATCATCGGCTGGTATTACTTTGGAGAATCAAACATCCGCTACCTGTTCAAAGGCAGATATCTGGGCGTTTACCGCCTGATGGTGTTGACGGCGATTGTATTGGGCACGCTCGGAAAAGTGGATTTCGTATGGAGTTTGTCGGATATGTTTAACGGCTTTATGGTTATACCGAACTTAATTGCGTTGTTTTTACTGCGCCGCGAAGTTCGCGAGATCTTTGACGATTATCTGAAGCAGAAAAAATCGGGCAGACCTTTGTCTTACCCGTATCAGTAA
- a CDS encoding DMT family transporter: protein MIYLMISILCSVSVSVLLKVARSKKIDIEQAVGVNYIVAIALCMLVLKPDLGAWQKLLPTWWVFAALGVLLPSVFVVMGRAVAQAGIVKSDAAQRLSLFLPITASFLIFGETLTQGRIIGIALAFVALFCLLWKEGGGKKSDSLIKEAGLLLGVWLGYGVIDILFKQLAKSGSALSGSLLVAFCLSAVLMFGYLFYKGSKWNMAGVLGGVVLGALNFANILTYIWAHRAMSENPTLVFAGMNIGVIVLGTLVGAAVFKEKVSTINAAGIVIAVCAIICLFYWSSIAPLFRVFGI from the coding sequence ATGATTTATTTAATGATCAGTATTTTGTGCAGCGTTTCGGTATCGGTGTTGCTGAAGGTTGCGCGCAGTAAGAAAATCGATATCGAGCAGGCGGTCGGTGTGAATTATATTGTGGCGATCGCGCTGTGTATGTTGGTTTTGAAGCCTGATTTGGGGGCGTGGCAGAAATTGCTGCCGACTTGGTGGGTGTTTGCGGCTTTGGGTGTTTTGCTGCCTTCGGTGTTTGTGGTTATGGGACGGGCGGTGGCTCAGGCCGGGATTGTGAAGTCTGATGCGGCGCAGCGGTTGTCGCTGTTTTTACCGATTACCGCTTCTTTTCTGATTTTCGGTGAAACGCTGACGCAGGGGCGCATTATCGGAATTGCTTTGGCTTTTGTTGCTTTGTTTTGTTTGTTGTGGAAAGAAGGCGGTGGAAAAAAGTCGGACAGTCTGATCAAGGAAGCCGGTTTGCTGCTGGGCGTGTGGCTGGGTTACGGCGTGATCGATATTCTGTTTAAGCAGTTGGCCAAAAGCGGTTCGGCGTTGTCGGGAAGTTTGTTGGTGGCGTTTTGTTTGTCGGCCGTGTTGATGTTCGGTTATCTGTTTTACAAAGGCAGCAAGTGGAATATGGCCGGTGTGTTGGGCGGCGTGGTGTTGGGTGCGCTCAATTTTGCCAATATTCTGACTTATATTTGGGCACATCGGGCTATGAGTGAAAATCCGACTCTGGTGTTTGCCGGGATGAATATCGGTGTGATTGTGTTGGGTACGCTGGTGGGAGCGGCTGTATTTAAGGAAAAAGTCAGCACGATCAATGCGGCAGGAATTGTGATCGCGGTTTGTGCGATTATTTGCCTGTTTTATTGGAGCAGTATAGCGCCGTTGTTTCGGGTGTTCGGTATATAA
- a CDS encoding SDR family oxidoreductase, whose amino-acid sequence MGRLEGKIILVTGASQGIGEQVAKAYASEGATVILVARHQKKLEKVYDDIVAAGYPEPFAICFDLLTAEEAEFGRFAVTVAEATGNKLDGIVHCASYFYALSPLDFQTVAEWVNQYRINTVAPMGLTRAFLPLLKESSDASVIFVGETHGEKPQAYWGGFGASKAALNYLCQVAADEWERFPNLRANVLVPGSVNSPQRMKTHPGEARNERKEYADIMPHFIWWSSTESKGRSGEIVYL is encoded by the coding sequence ATGGGCCGACTTGAAGGCAAAATTATTTTAGTAACCGGTGCTTCGCAAGGTATCGGCGAACAGGTTGCCAAAGCCTACGCTTCGGAAGGTGCAACGGTGATTTTGGTTGCGCGTCATCAGAAGAAACTGGAAAAAGTTTACGACGATATTGTCGCCGCAGGCTATCCCGAGCCGTTTGCCATCTGTTTTGACTTGTTAACTGCGGAAGAAGCCGAGTTTGGCCGGTTTGCCGTTACCGTTGCAGAAGCAACCGGCAATAAGTTGGACGGTATCGTGCATTGTGCCAGCTATTTTTATGCTTTGTCGCCTTTGGATTTTCAAACCGTTGCCGAATGGGTCAACCAATACCGCATCAACACGGTTGCGCCTATGGGCTTGACCCGTGCGTTCCTGCCCTTGCTGAAAGAGTCTTCGGATGCTTCGGTTATCTTTGTCGGCGAGACTCACGGCGAAAAACCTCAAGCTTATTGGGGCGGCTTCGGGGCTTCCAAAGCAGCGTTGAATTATTTATGCCAAGTGGCGGCAGACGAGTGGGAGCGTTTCCCGAACCTGCGTGCCAATGTGTTGGTGCCGGGATCGGTTAACTCGCCGCAACGGATGAAAACCCATCCGGGTGAGGCACGTAACGAGCGTAAGGAATACGCAGACATCATGCCGCATTTTATTTGGTGGTCAAGCACTGAGAGCAAAGGCAGAAGCGGCGAGATTGTTTATCTGTAA
- a CDS encoding Rrf2 family transcriptional regulator, with product MYLTQHTDYGLRVLIYMAINDDALVNISEIADAYKISKSHLMKVVTALVKGGFVESIRGKGGGLRLGKPARQISVGAVVRYMEPMKLVECMSEDDKCLITQNCRLAGVLSGSIKAFLNYLDSFTLEDLVNKPTYDLLYTPKVVVEEEQV from the coding sequence ATGTATCTGACCCAACATACGGATTATGGTTTGCGGGTATTGATTTATATGGCGATTAACGATGATGCCTTGGTCAATATCAGCGAAATTGCCGATGCGTATAAAATTTCCAAAAGTCATCTGATGAAAGTGGTAACGGCGTTGGTAAAAGGCGGTTTTGTAGAGAGTATCCGCGGTAAAGGCGGTGGTTTGCGCTTGGGAAAACCGGCGCGTCAAATCAGCGTGGGGGCGGTGGTGCGTTATATGGAGCCGATGAAGTTGGTCGAGTGTATGTCGGAAGACGACAAATGCCTGATTACGCAAAATTGCCGTTTGGCCGGCGTATTGAGCGGCAGCATTAAGGCGTTTTTAAATTATCTCGACAGTTTTACTTTGGAAGATTTGGTTAATAAGCCGACCTACGATTTGCTGTATACGCCCAAAGTGGTTGTGGAAGAAGAGCAGGTTTGA
- a CDS encoding DUF4124 domain-containing protein, with product MQKISLLALALLAASFAQAVSVYECTVNGNRVYTQNPSANCKKSDLGKPSGYTSAPVQYTPPAAKTNAGTDKDRSETEAKQKLDQAKQALEDGKNVRLGNERNYSKYQERIRSLEQNVEAAEKALKDKDTSIPLPQ from the coding sequence ATGCAAAAAATCTCTCTGCTTGCTCTCGCCCTGCTTGCTGCATCATTCGCTCAGGCAGTTTCCGTTTACGAATGCACAGTTAACGGTAATCGCGTTTACACCCAAAACCCAAGTGCAAACTGTAAAAAATCCGACTTGGGCAAACCATCGGGTTATACCTCCGCACCGGTTCAGTACACCCCTCCGGCAGCCAAGACTAACGCCGGCACCGACAAAGACCGTTCGGAAACCGAAGCCAAACAAAAATTGGATCAAGCCAAACAGGCCTTGGAAGACGGTAAAAACGTACGCTTAGGCAACGAGCGCAACTACAGCAAATACCAAGAGCGTATCCGCAGTTTGGAACAAAACGTAGAGGCTGCAGAAAAAGCCCTGAAGGACAAAGATACTTCCATACCGCTTCCTCAATAA
- a CDS encoding 3'-5' exonuclease, with protein MSIWENLKRRSERKKLTDKHYDFLFEEHPDEFVSFDCETTSLDVKEAEIISIGAVKLRGNQILTSESFYVLVKPEGMMEAANVTIHGLRPKDLSGGIPIEEALKQFLEFVGGRPVIGYFLEYDVAMVNKFLKPMLGIRLPNKQIEVSSIYYRQEVNKRFYDSYVDMRMAPMIKKLGIPDLPRHDALNDSINVAMMYLALMARSRK; from the coding sequence ATGAGTATTTGGGAGAATTTAAAGCGCCGTAGCGAGCGTAAGAAGTTGACCGATAAGCATTACGATTTTTTATTTGAGGAGCATCCTGACGAATTTGTCAGCTTTGATTGTGAAACGACCAGTTTGGATGTTAAAGAAGCTGAAATTATTTCAATAGGCGCAGTGAAGTTGCGCGGAAACCAAATTTTGACCAGTGAATCGTTTTATGTTTTGGTTAAGCCCGAAGGCATGATGGAAGCTGCGAATGTCACTATTCACGGATTGCGGCCCAAAGATTTAAGTGGCGGTATTCCGATTGAAGAAGCATTAAAGCAGTTTTTGGAGTTTGTTGGCGGAAGACCGGTTATCGGTTATTTTTTAGAATACGATGTGGCAATGGTCAACAAATTCCTCAAACCCATGTTGGGCATCAGATTGCCGAATAAGCAAATCGAAGTTTCCAGTATTTATTACAGGCAAGAAGTAAATAAGCGTTTTTATGACAGCTACGTTGACATGAGAATGGCGCCTATGATCAAAAAACTCGGGATTCCCGACTTGCCGAGGCATGATGCATTAAACGATTCTATTAATGTTGCCATGATGTATTTGGCTTTGATGGCGAGAAGCAGGAAATAA
- a CDS encoding YebC/PmpR family DNA-binding transcriptional regulator: protein MAGHSKWANIRHKKERQDAKRGKIFTRLIKEITVAAKMGGGDPASNPRLRLAMDKAFDNNMPKDNIQRAIDKGTGNLEGVEYIELRYEGYGIGGAALMVDCLTDNKTRTVADVRHAFNKNGGNLGTDGCVAFNFVHQGYLLFAPGVDEDALMEAALEAGAEDVVTNDDGSLEVITAPNDWAGIKSALEEAGFKSEDGDVTMRAQNETELSGEDAEKMQKLIDALEDLDDVQDVYTSAVLNLD from the coding sequence ATGGCAGGTCATAGTAAATGGGCGAATATCCGCCACAAAAAAGAACGTCAGGATGCCAAACGCGGTAAGATTTTTACCCGTTTGATTAAAGAAATTACCGTTGCGGCCAAAATGGGCGGCGGCGATCCCGCTTCCAATCCGCGTCTGCGTTTGGCGATGGACAAAGCTTTCGACAACAATATGCCGAAAGACAATATCCAACGCGCTATCGACAAAGGCACAGGCAATCTGGAGGGCGTGGAATACATCGAATTGCGTTATGAAGGCTACGGTATTGGCGGTGCGGCGCTGATGGTGGATTGCCTGACCGACAACAAAACCCGTACCGTTGCCGATGTACGTCATGCATTCAATAAAAACGGCGGCAACTTAGGTACGGACGGCTGTGTGGCATTTAACTTCGTGCATCAAGGCTATCTGCTGTTTGCGCCGGGTGTGGATGAAGATGCGTTGATGGAAGCGGCATTGGAAGCCGGTGCGGAAGATGTGGTAACCAATGACGACGGTTCTTTGGAAGTGATTACCGCGCCGAACGATTGGGCAGGCATCAAGAGTGCTTTGGAAGAGGCAGGCTTTAAATCCGAAGACGGCGATGTAACCATGCGCGCGCAAAACGAAACCGAGTTGAGTGGTGAAGATGCCGAAAAAATGCAGAAGTTGATTGACGCTTTGGAAGATTTGGACGACGTTCAAGACGTTTATACTTCCGCCGTGCTGAATCTGGATTGA
- the hpnD gene encoding presqualene diphosphate synthase HpnD, translating to MQPLEYCRYKAAESKSSFLAGFRFLPQAKQDAVTVLYAFCRELDDVVDECSEAAVAQTTLNWWRMDLQKVFGEEMPEHPVCQALKSVAADYALPKEELDDIINGMQMDLEKARYGRFEELLRYCYCVAGVVGRLIARILGFRRPETLVYAEKMGLALQLTNIIRDVGEDARKGRIYLPTEELERFNVPARVIMQGEPNAEFAQLMAFQIARAKQAYAEALALLPAEDKKTQKVGLIMAGIYYALLKEIEADGAGNVLKYKIAIPTPRKKRIALKIWLLGLKL from the coding sequence GTGCAACCACTTGAATATTGCCGTTATAAAGCCGCCGAGAGCAAATCGAGCTTTCTGGCGGGTTTTCGTTTTCTGCCCCAGGCCAAACAGGATGCCGTAACCGTGCTGTATGCTTTTTGCAGGGAATTGGACGATGTGGTTGATGAGTGTTCGGAAGCGGCGGTTGCGCAAACAACCTTGAACTGGTGGCGCATGGATTTGCAAAAAGTGTTTGGTGAGGAAATGCCGGAACATCCGGTTTGCCAAGCATTGAAAAGCGTGGCGGCCGATTATGCGCTTCCTAAAGAAGAGCTGGACGACATCATTAACGGTATGCAGATGGATTTGGAAAAAGCGCGTTACGGGCGTTTTGAAGAGCTGTTACGTTATTGCTATTGCGTGGCCGGTGTGGTAGGGCGTCTGATTGCGCGTATTCTCGGTTTCAGACGGCCTGAAACTTTGGTTTATGCGGAAAAAATGGGTTTGGCACTCCAGTTAACCAATATTATCCGCGATGTCGGCGAAGATGCGAGAAAAGGGCGGATTTATCTGCCGACGGAAGAATTGGAGCGTTTCAATGTTCCCGCCAGGGTAATTATGCAGGGCGAGCCGAATGCTGAATTTGCACAATTGATGGCCTTTCAGATAGCGCGTGCGAAACAGGCTTATGCCGAAGCTTTGGCTTTGTTGCCTGCCGAAGACAAAAAAACGCAGAAAGTCGGTTTGATTATGGCCGGTATCTATTATGCGCTGCTGAAAGAGATTGAGGCGGACGGCGCTGGAAATGTATTGAAATATAAAATTGCCATTCCCACTCCGCGGAAAAAGCGGATTGCTTTGAAAATCTGGTTGCTGGGGTTGAAATTATGA
- the hpnE gene encoding hydroxysqualene dehydroxylase HpnE translates to MKPSETRFKIAVVGAGWAGLSAAVQLARRADVTVFEAGRRAGGRARRVDSSGVLSFLDNGQHILLGAYHGVLGIMRQIGVDEKEVFRRMPLTWYMAEGMNFQTASLPKPWHLLLGVLRAKNLAFSEKMALLKSMRVLKKYGQSDAADIDVAAWLQQNRVSHKLQIEFWQPLVYGALNTPLEQAGLKTLYHVLHDGVWAEKQDSDYLLPKRDLSSVLAEPACSYLRRRGANIRLENRVNGLECLPDGKVAVDGEPFDAVILAVAPYHAAALMPSETPDNIQTAYRSMKYHAITTVYLRYPEAVSLPAPMTGVKNGTAQWLFDRRALGLSDREMVAVISVSDGFGDLTRDEWIDKIDADIKKICPHLSKPSAAKVMTEKRATIAATVDRCLPDTTWLHHQNIYPAGDYLHPRYPATLEAAVQSGFTAADLCLTELANQKRKEYGPT, encoded by the coding sequence ATGAAGCCGAGCGAAACCCGTTTTAAAATTGCCGTTGTCGGCGCGGGTTGGGCAGGTTTGTCCGCAGCCGTTCAATTGGCACGCCGTGCCGATGTGACGGTTTTTGAAGCAGGACGCAGGGCAGGTGGCAGGGCGAGACGGGTTGACAGCAGCGGTGTACTCAGTTTTTTAGATAACGGCCAACATATTCTGCTCGGCGCTTATCACGGGGTGTTGGGAATAATGCGCCAAATCGGCGTAGATGAAAAAGAAGTATTCCGCCGCATGCCCCTGACATGGTATATGGCGGAAGGCATGAATTTTCAGACGGCCTCGTTACCCAAGCCCTGGCATTTGCTGTTGGGCGTGTTGCGTGCGAAAAACTTGGCTTTTTCGGAAAAAATGGCTTTGCTGAAAAGCATGCGCGTTTTGAAGAAATACGGTCAATCTGATGCGGCCGATATTGACGTTGCCGCGTGGCTGCAACAAAACCGTGTATCCCATAAGCTGCAAATCGAATTTTGGCAGCCTTTGGTTTACGGTGCATTGAATACGCCTTTGGAGCAAGCCGGTTTGAAAACCCTGTATCATGTTTTGCATGACGGCGTTTGGGCGGAAAAGCAGGACAGCGATTATCTGCTGCCCAAGCGCGATTTAAGCAGTGTGTTGGCCGAGCCTGCCTGTTCGTATCTGCGCAGACGCGGTGCGAATATCCGTTTGGAAAACAGGGTGAACGGCTTGGAATGCCTGCCCGACGGCAAGGTAGCTGTCGACGGAGAACCTTTTGATGCCGTTATTTTGGCGGTAGCTCCTTATCATGCGGCGGCATTGATGCCGTCTGAAACTCCGGATAATATTCAGACGGCCTACCGCTCGATGAAGTATCATGCGATTACGACGGTTTATTTACGTTATCCGGAAGCCGTTTCTTTACCGGCTCCGATGACGGGTGTAAAAAACGGTACGGCGCAATGGCTGTTTGACCGGCGGGCTTTAGGCTTGTCCGATCGGGAAATGGTGGCGGTGATCAGCGTGTCGGACGGTTTCGGCGATTTAACCCGAGACGAGTGGATTGATAAGATTGATGCAGACATTAAAAAAATTTGTCCGCATTTGAGCAAACCGTCGGCAGCCAAAGTGATGACGGAAAAAAGGGCAACCATCGCCGCTACCGTTGACCGGTGTTTGCCCGATACGACATGGCTTCATCATCAGAATATTTATCCGGCCGGCGATTATCTGCACCCTCGCTATCCGGCAACATTGGAAGCTGCGGTACAATCCGGCTTTACCGCAGCAGATTTATGTCTTACAGAATTAGCCAATCAAAAAAGGAAAGAATATGGGCCGACTTGA
- a CDS encoding NnrS family protein, protein MTTLFKQPVWAFAFRPLYLLAALYGALSILLWGFGYQGTAALPSFYWHAHEMIWGYAGAVIVAFLLTAVATWTQQPPTRGAALAGLAALWLVARITVFFSGYTVISGIAGTLFFWAASVCMAIPVIRSKNSRNYIAVAALFLFGLTHAVFHLFLYPFQAAELLNGLFSGLIMVAGFIGLVGMRIMPFFTAKRLNIPQVGSPMWVALSALVLPMLTAVLTMLHTAPTIAALAALAAGIINFIQIFRWWHRGVLREPMLWVLFAGYGFTAAGLTVFGFAQWMPAYMSLGVHLIGVGGIGLLTVGMMARTALGHTGRTIYPAPKTMPPAFLLMLAATLVRALAAFTSGTAYTHSIRLSAALFAVSLLLYAWRYAPWLLSARADGKPG, encoded by the coding sequence ATGACTACGCTGTTCAAGCAGCCCGTTTGGGCATTCGCCTTCCGGCCGCTCTATCTGCTTGCCGCACTCTACGGAGCGCTGTCCATTTTACTTTGGGGCTTCGGCTATCAAGGTACAGCAGCCCTTCCTTCCTTTTACTGGCATGCCCACGAAATGATTTGGGGCTATGCCGGTGCCGTTATCGTTGCCTTTCTGCTGACCGCAGTAGCCACATGGACACAACAGCCGCCGACACGCGGCGCTGCCCTCGCCGGGTTGGCGGCATTATGGCTTGTTGCACGCATAACCGTTTTCTTTTCAGGCTACACCGTCATCAGCGGCATAGCCGGCACATTATTTTTCTGGGCTGCATCAGTCTGTATGGCCATTCCGGTTATCCGCAGCAAAAACAGCCGTAACTATATTGCCGTTGCCGCCCTGTTCCTATTCGGCTTGACCCATGCCGTCTTCCATCTCTTCCTATACCCGTTCCAAGCCGCAGAACTGCTAAACGGCTTATTTTCGGGGCTCATTATGGTTGCCGGATTTATCGGCTTGGTCGGTATGCGCATTATGCCTTTCTTCACGGCCAAACGTTTGAATATCCCCCAAGTCGGCAGCCCGATGTGGGTGGCGCTGTCGGCATTGGTTTTACCCATGCTGACTGCCGTCTTAACCATGCTGCACACTGCCCCGACCATTGCCGCGCTTGCCGCACTGGCCGCAGGCATCATCAACTTTATTCAGATTTTCCGTTGGTGGCACCGCGGCGTATTGCGCGAACCCATGCTGTGGGTACTGTTTGCCGGTTACGGCTTCACGGCCGCCGGACTTACCGTTTTCGGTTTCGCACAATGGATGCCCGCTTATATGAGCCTCGGCGTACATCTAATCGGCGTCGGCGGTATCGGTCTGCTTACCGTGGGCATGATGGCCCGAACCGCACTCGGACACACCGGCCGTACTATCTACCCCGCTCCCAAAACCATGCCGCCAGCATTTCTACTGATGCTCGCCGCCACACTGGTACGCGCTTTGGCCGCATTCACAAGCGGAACCGCTTATACGCACAGCATCCGTTTGTCGGCCGCTTTATTTGCCGTTTCACTGCTGCTTTACGCTTGGCGTTACGCCCCTTGGCTGCTCTCCGCACGCGCGGACGGCAAACCCGGTTGA
- a CDS encoding DUF294 nucleotidyltransferase-like domain-containing protein, whose translation MDRFDFSYAPYDSLNPSQRQILQSSVNITFFDDEEVIIKPQQPIEHLYVIIKGLVKEIGAEGEVVALYHARDTFDTRALAEGVSQHQFIVAEQALVYTIPKVAVMQIVESNPQFGAYFYASVAEKFASLSENKNEDEFASLFTAKVKDACRNNTLWLEGGATILEAAQLMREAKAKSLLVNHEGKVGLFTESVFRNIVIAGASSDEPAHKWSTFDLISIESDDFIFNALLRMTQFNIQRVVVEENGKVVGALEQIDVLAYVSNHSHLVAQRLERAKSVDELVGIALQMTESIKVLRKNGVRAAQLAQLMQVLNSSLFEKAWRMIVPPEIYEQSCLIVMGSEGRGEQVLKTDQDNALILREGVDIQTAAEAAERFSEVLAELGYPPCKGKIMVNNPEWRKTLPEFKKMVSRWCFEPSPAAMMNLAIFIDAKSVAGDSSLLEEVKGHLKKHLSNDAGMLMTFARAIEQFDVHGQGFFSQLIRRESAQKMDIKKMGLFPVVHGVRALALEARLDETNTFERIQKLVQLNILDEQLGKDVAEAQRYLMEMRLKAGLLSMHNGQVSEPNQVDIYSLSTLERDLLKDALQVVKRFKNVVRHHFHLNA comes from the coding sequence ATGGACCGCTTTGATTTTAGTTATGCACCGTATGACAGCTTGAATCCGAGTCAGCGCCAGATTCTGCAAAGTTCGGTCAATATCACATTTTTTGATGACGAAGAGGTCATCATCAAGCCGCAGCAGCCTATCGAGCATTTATATGTGATTATTAAGGGCTTGGTTAAAGAAATCGGAGCGGAAGGCGAAGTGGTTGCACTTTATCATGCGCGGGATACGTTTGATACCCGTGCTTTGGCGGAGGGGGTCAGCCAACATCAGTTTATTGTTGCGGAACAGGCTTTGGTTTATACGATTCCCAAAGTGGCGGTGATGCAGATCGTGGAATCCAATCCGCAGTTCGGTGCTTATTTTTATGCTTCCGTAGCCGAGAAATTTGCCAGTTTGTCGGAAAACAAAAATGAAGACGAGTTTGCCAGCCTGTTTACGGCAAAAGTGAAAGATGCCTGCCGGAATAATACGTTGTGGTTGGAGGGCGGTGCCACAATTTTGGAGGCGGCGCAGTTGATGAGAGAGGCTAAGGCGAAGTCTTTATTGGTTAATCATGAAGGTAAAGTCGGCCTGTTTACCGAATCTGTTTTCAGAAATATTGTAATTGCCGGTGCTTCTTCGGATGAACCTGCTCATAAATGGTCGACATTTGATTTGATTTCTATCGAGAGCGATGATTTTATTTTTAACGCGCTTTTGAGAATGACGCAGTTTAATATTCAAAGGGTAGTTGTTGAGGAAAATGGCAAGGTAGTCGGAGCATTGGAGCAAATCGATGTTTTGGCTTATGTTTCTAACCACAGCCATTTGGTTGCACAGCGTTTGGAACGGGCGAAGAGTGTCGATGAGTTGGTCGGTATTGCTTTGCAGATGACCGAATCGATTAAAGTGCTCCGCAAAAATGGCGTTCGGGCCGCCCAGCTTGCGCAATTGATGCAGGTGTTAAACAGCAGCCTGTTTGAAAAAGCCTGGCGTATGATTGTGCCGCCAGAGATTTATGAGCAATCCTGTCTGATTGTGATGGGTTCGGAAGGCCGTGGTGAACAGGTTTTAAAAACTGACCAAGATAATGCTTTGATTTTAAGAGAAGGCGTCGATATTCAGACGGCAGCCGAGGCGGCGGAGCGTTTTTCCGAAGTATTGGCCGAGCTTGGCTATCCGCCTTGCAAGGGTAAAATCATGGTGAATAATCCGGAATGGCGCAAGACTTTACCTGAATTTAAAAAAATGGTCAGCCGCTGGTGTTTTGAGCCAAGCCCGGCTGCCATGATGAATTTGGCTATTTTCATAGATGCAAAATCTGTGGCAGGAGACTCATCGTTATTGGAGGAAGTCAAAGGCCATCTGAAAAAACATTTAAGCAACGACGCAGGAATGCTGATGACTTTTGCCCGCGCCATCGAACAATTCGATGTGCATGGCCAGGGCTTTTTCTCTCAGCTTATCCGTCGCGAGTCTGCCCAAAAAATGGATATTAAGAAAATGGGCCTGTTCCCGGTTGTGCACGGTGTACGAGCGTTGGCATTGGAAGCGCGTCTGGACGAGACCAATACATTTGAGCGTATTCAGAAATTGGTGCAGTTGAATATATTGGACGAACAACTGGGTAAAGATGTAGCGGAAGCCCAACGCTATTTGATGGAAATGCGGTTAAAAGCCGGTTTGCTGTCTATGCATAATGGTCAGGTTAGCGAGCCGAACCAAGTAGATATTTACAGTTTGAGCACTTTGGAACGGGATCTTTTGAAAGATGCTTTGCAAGTTGTCAAACGCTTTAAAAATGTCGTGCGCCACCATTTCCACCTGAATGCTTAA